Proteins encoded within one genomic window of Bacillus sp. 1NLA3E:
- a CDS encoding FMN-dependent NADH-azoreductase — MAKLLYITANPKGISKSKGLQIGEAFLEAFRQEQPDAEIKKIDLFEAEIPKMDADLVSARGKVGGYGYKIEDLPEIEKEKYLAMHAVADEFVEYDYYVFVSPVWNLSSPPVLKQYLDNLFVSGKTFNYTPSGAKGALTGKRAVHIQTRGGLYINTPMAELESGDRYLKIALRFLGIEVMDTVIAEGFDYFPAKVQEIVEKAKEEARLTAQQMVQDTVQV; from the coding sequence ATGGCTAAATTACTTTATATTACAGCAAATCCAAAAGGTATAAGTAAGTCAAAGGGGTTACAAATTGGAGAAGCTTTTCTTGAAGCATTCCGACAAGAACAACCTGATGCTGAAATTAAAAAAATTGATTTATTTGAAGCAGAAATCCCCAAAATGGATGCCGACTTAGTCTCAGCTCGCGGAAAAGTGGGCGGATATGGTTATAAAATTGAAGACCTTCCAGAAATAGAAAAAGAAAAATATTTAGCCATGCACGCAGTTGCCGATGAGTTTGTTGAATATGATTATTATGTATTTGTTTCTCCAGTTTGGAATTTAAGCTCACCTCCAGTGTTAAAACAATATCTAGATAATTTATTTGTATCCGGAAAAACTTTTAATTACACACCAAGTGGAGCAAAAGGTGCATTAACAGGAAAAAGAGCAGTCCATATCCAAACACGAGGCGGTTTGTATATTAATACTCCAATGGCAGAATTAGAGTCTGGTGATCGTTATTTAAAAATTGCTCTTCGCTTTTTAGGCATTGAAGTAATGGATACAGTTATTGCAGAAGGATTTGATTATTTCCCTGCAAAAGTTCAAGAAATAGTCGAGAAGGCAAAAGAAGAGGCAAGGTTAACAGCACAACAAATGGTACAAGATACAGTTCAAGTATAG
- a CDS encoding NAD-dependent succinate-semialdehyde dehydrogenase, with translation MGNSKWKVYPMYLDGGWVGGNYQEFTEVINPATQVVVGAVPTGGAFEANKAVDTASAAFQSWSKKTAEERYKILMKWHYLIDENKHEIAKVMTIEQGKPLKEALGEVVYANGFISWFAEEGKRIYGETIPASAPNKRIIVRKEPVGVIAAITPWNFPAAMITRKVAPALAAGCTAVVKPANQTPLTALKLAELAHEAGLPNGVLNIITGRSSEIGEAWLKDPRVTKITFTGSTEVGKLLMRGAAENVKKVSLELGGNAPFIVMDDADLPKAVLGLVQSKFRNAGQTCICTNRVYVQESVAESFIELFSSELKKLKVGNGLDEGIDVGPLIDQAALLKVETLVEDALQKGGKISCSGNKPSGSPGYFYQPTILTDITDEMDCMKDEIFGPLAPISTFVTEEEVIARANNSRYGLAAYVYTNDLSRSFRMTEQLEYGIIGLNDALPSVPQAPFGGYKESGLGREGGHFGIEEFLEVKYISIGLDM, from the coding sequence ATGGGAAATAGCAAATGGAAGGTCTATCCAATGTATCTGGACGGAGGTTGGGTAGGGGGAAATTACCAGGAATTTACCGAAGTGATAAATCCAGCAACACAAGTGGTTGTTGGGGCAGTTCCAACCGGTGGTGCGTTTGAGGCAAACAAAGCCGTTGATACTGCCTCTGCGGCATTTCAAAGCTGGTCCAAAAAAACAGCAGAAGAACGTTATAAAATATTAATGAAATGGCATTATTTAATAGATGAAAATAAGCATGAAATCGCCAAAGTGATGACGATTGAACAAGGCAAACCATTAAAGGAAGCATTAGGTGAGGTTGTCTATGCAAATGGGTTTATCTCTTGGTTTGCCGAAGAAGGGAAGCGGATTTATGGTGAAACGATCCCTGCTTCCGCCCCCAATAAACGAATCATCGTTAGAAAGGAACCAGTGGGTGTAATTGCGGCGATCACACCGTGGAACTTCCCAGCAGCCATGATTACTCGGAAAGTTGCTCCTGCTTTAGCAGCAGGTTGTACAGCAGTTGTAAAGCCGGCAAACCAAACTCCACTTACGGCCTTAAAATTAGCGGAGCTTGCTCATGAGGCTGGTCTGCCGAATGGTGTACTTAATATTATTACGGGAAGATCATCGGAGATTGGGGAGGCATGGTTGAAAGATCCACGGGTAACCAAAATTACATTTACAGGCTCGACAGAAGTTGGAAAGTTACTGATGCGTGGTGCTGCCGAAAATGTAAAAAAGGTTTCACTCGAACTAGGTGGTAACGCACCATTTATCGTCATGGATGATGCCGACTTGCCGAAGGCTGTCTTAGGTCTCGTGCAATCTAAATTCCGCAACGCCGGGCAAACCTGTATCTGTACGAATCGCGTCTATGTTCAAGAGAGTGTAGCTGAATCATTTATTGAGCTTTTTTCGTCAGAGTTGAAAAAACTTAAGGTAGGAAACGGACTCGATGAGGGAATTGATGTGGGGCCACTAATTGATCAGGCTGCTTTATTGAAGGTGGAAACCCTAGTAGAAGATGCATTGCAAAAAGGTGGAAAGATTAGCTGTAGCGGTAATAAACCATCTGGATCCCCTGGGTATTTCTATCAGCCTACTATTTTGACGGACATTACGGATGAGATGGACTGTATGAAGGATGAAATCTTCGGACCACTTGCGCCCATTTCTACATTTGTAACGGAAGAGGAGGTCATTGCTCGAGCGAATAACTCTCGCTATGGATTGGCAGCATATGTTTATACAAATGATTTAAGTCGTTCATTTAGAATGACCGAACAGCTCGAATACGGAATTATTGGGCTCAATGATGCCTTACCTTCAGTTCCGCAAGCCCCGTTCGGTGGCTATAAGGAAAGTGGTCTTGGTAGAGAAGGCGGACACTTCGGGATCGAAGAGTTTTTAGAGGTGAAATATATTTCGATAGGTTTAGATATGTGA
- the mprF gene encoding bifunctional lysylphosphatidylglycerol flippase/synthetase MprF, which produces MFHFNKEKLLFITKILFPVLLLLLVIFELRKMFLGLDPNLLIHNINELTLVESLLIVVGGFLAITPMLYYDYSLTKLLQLNIPTKQVMEYSVITNTFSNLLGFGGLIGAGLRSYFYSEYEPDRRKLLTNIGVVSLFGITGISILAWIIIFGFCHSPLLADHKWLYAGLWFVGLYLPFYLINLLRHRKRAVQSTIHLKMVAKLVTASFLEWAFIFLGIWGLSLILKIPISAGELLPIYIIAACAGIISMIPGGLGSFDLVFLWGLQGLMVSDEKAIVLLLLYRIGYFLIPFIVGLFLLIKMYWGKWNKSWSQIPNIIVQNVSHFILTGLVFLSGSVLLLSAAVPGVLERLKISEEILSLPIMNLSHQLSVATGFVLLAVSRGIEYKSKQAYHLTMSVLILAAVFTFFKGLDYEEAIFILIVAILLRISKNSFYRENTVLTWGKISFDVIVITLITSLYLVIGVINLPNSKLNVPSALVPYVMVNSSDLFTSAIIGLSIAVIFMAAGAIVRGKKSFPFEESLSQELQVKHHLEIYKGSPLAHLIFLHDKLLYWNKQKNVLFAYQVVADKIVVLGNPIGSQENMLNSIEELIETADVYGYSPVFYQVSSEKIPFLHGNGFDFFKLGEEAFVDLKTFSLTGKKAKNLRALKNKFEREGYSFQIVESPFSAQLIMDLEYVSNEWLRGRKEKGFSLGFFDADYIQKAPVGVLADPMGNVIGFASLMLNYDDHETVSVDLMRFLPDSPNGTMDFLFLSLFQWARSVGYIRFNLGMAPLSNVGASRFSFLSEKIASQIFLHGQLFYHFKGLKRFKEKYADYWEPKYLAYRKKSSLPITMLQVTMMISKKKK; this is translated from the coding sequence ATGTTTCATTTTAATAAAGAAAAACTGCTTTTTATAACAAAAATTCTTTTTCCAGTTTTACTTTTACTCTTGGTAATTTTTGAACTAAGGAAAATGTTTTTAGGTTTAGACCCTAACCTGCTTATTCATAATATTAACGAACTTACGCTAGTAGAGAGTTTACTCATAGTTGTTGGTGGTTTTTTGGCGATTACCCCGATGCTTTATTATGACTATAGCTTAACCAAGCTATTACAACTTAACATTCCAACAAAACAAGTTATGGAGTATTCCGTCATCACTAATACATTTTCGAATTTACTTGGATTTGGTGGGCTAATTGGAGCAGGATTAAGGTCTTATTTTTATAGTGAGTATGAACCCGATAGAAGAAAGTTACTTACGAATATTGGTGTTGTTTCGCTATTCGGAATAACCGGGATATCTATTTTGGCTTGGATTATCATCTTCGGTTTTTGTCATTCACCGCTACTTGCTGATCATAAGTGGCTTTATGCTGGGCTTTGGTTTGTTGGACTTTATTTACCCTTTTATCTCATAAACCTGTTACGACACAGAAAAAGGGCGGTTCAATCTACTATCCATCTAAAAATGGTGGCCAAGCTTGTGACGGCATCTTTTTTGGAATGGGCATTCATTTTTTTGGGGATATGGGGATTAAGTTTAATCCTTAAAATACCAATTTCAGCAGGTGAACTATTACCTATTTATATTATTGCTGCTTGTGCAGGAATCATCAGTATGATCCCTGGTGGGCTTGGATCGTTTGATCTTGTTTTCTTATGGGGTTTACAAGGATTAATGGTTTCTGATGAGAAAGCAATTGTCTTATTACTTCTGTATAGAATCGGTTATTTTTTAATTCCCTTTATCGTTGGTTTGTTTTTACTGATAAAAATGTATTGGGGTAAATGGAATAAATCTTGGAGTCAGATTCCTAACATCATAGTTCAAAATGTAAGTCATTTTATTTTGACTGGTTTAGTTTTCCTTTCTGGATCGGTGCTCCTTTTATCAGCAGCCGTTCCAGGGGTGTTAGAGAGGTTGAAAATTAGTGAGGAAATCCTTTCGTTACCAATCATGAACCTCTCTCACCAACTTTCTGTGGCAACAGGATTTGTTTTATTGGCTGTTTCGAGGGGAATTGAGTATAAAAGTAAACAGGCTTATCACCTAACAATGTCAGTCCTGATTTTAGCGGCCGTTTTTACCTTTTTTAAAGGGCTTGATTATGAGGAAGCCATATTCATCTTAATTGTTGCTATTCTATTGCGGATTTCAAAAAATAGCTTTTACCGTGAAAATACCGTGTTGACATGGGGGAAAATAAGTTTTGATGTCATCGTGATTACTCTCATCACTTCGCTCTACTTGGTGATTGGAGTGATTAATTTGCCTAATTCAAAACTAAATGTTCCTTCAGCATTAGTGCCATATGTAATGGTTAATTCAAGCGATTTGTTCACAAGTGCCATTATTGGTCTTTCGATTGCTGTCATTTTTATGGCGGCTGGGGCTATTGTAAGAGGGAAGAAAAGTTTTCCCTTTGAGGAATCGCTTTCACAGGAATTACAGGTTAAACACCATTTAGAAATTTATAAAGGAAGTCCATTAGCTCATCTCATCTTTTTGCATGATAAACTTTTGTATTGGAATAAACAAAAGAATGTTTTGTTTGCTTACCAAGTAGTAGCCGATAAAATAGTTGTTTTAGGTAATCCAATTGGAAGTCAGGAAAATATGTTGAATTCTATTGAAGAATTGATAGAAACCGCAGATGTTTATGGGTATAGCCCAGTTTTTTATCAAGTTAGTAGTGAAAAGATTCCTTTTCTTCATGGAAATGGGTTCGATTTCTTTAAACTTGGAGAAGAGGCTTTTGTAGATTTAAAGACTTTTTCTTTAACAGGTAAAAAGGCGAAAAATCTGCGAGCATTAAAAAATAAGTTTGAACGGGAGGGATACTCCTTTCAAATCGTTGAATCACCGTTCTCTGCGCAGTTAATAATGGACTTAGAATATGTTTCAAATGAATGGTTACGGGGACGAAAGGAAAAGGGCTTTTCTCTCGGCTTTTTTGACGCGGATTATATCCAAAAAGCGCCGGTTGGGGTTCTGGCAGATCCTATGGGGAATGTGATTGGGTTTGCTAGCTTAATGTTAAATTATGATGATCATGAGACGGTTTCAGTGGATCTGATGAGGTTTCTTCCTGATTCTCCGAATGGAACGATGGACTTTTTGTTTCTGTCATTGTTTCAATGGGCTAGGAGTGTCGGCTATATTCGTTTTAATTTGGGAATGGCTCCATTATCCAATGTGGGGGCTTCAAGGTTTTCATTTTTAAGTGAGAAAATTGCTTCACAAATATTTTTGCATGGTCAGTTGTTTTACCATTTTAAGGGTTTAAAAAGATTTAAAGAAAAATATGCTGATTATTGGGAGCCAAAATATTTGGCTTATCGTAAAAAGTCGAGTCTTCCAATTACTATGCTGCAAGTGACGATGATGATTTCGAAAAAGAAAAAATGA
- a CDS encoding C39 family peptidase — translation MIKICKLSIAVIILGCGILIGSSFIPFADKSLSTIKSSKDSNQTIPETTPKLVENVDLEGYVASEKQTEPETVVNEVLLDVPLLNQMDSPRLYNGCEVTSLAMILNFKGIQVTKNELAQEIARVPLKYSNGNYGNPNFGFVGNMENGPGLGVFHGPIFDLANKYDHGNVEDLTNQPFDLILKKLAQGNPIWVITTTTFAPISGLQTWQTPQGSVDITFKMHSVVITGYDPENIYINNPYGNKNQKVNRENFIESWEQMGKQAIVIY, via the coding sequence TTGATTAAAATATGTAAACTGAGCATTGCTGTTATCATCCTTGGATGCGGCATCTTAATTGGCTCAAGTTTTATTCCATTTGCTGATAAGTCGCTATCAACTATAAAATCTAGTAAGGACTCAAACCAAACTATTCCAGAAACAACTCCTAAATTAGTAGAAAATGTTGACCTAGAGGGTTACGTGGCTTCCGAAAAGCAAACTGAGCCAGAAACAGTAGTGAATGAGGTTTTGTTAGATGTCCCACTCCTTAACCAAATGGATAGTCCAAGGCTTTATAATGGCTGCGAAGTCACCAGCTTAGCCATGATTCTTAATTTTAAAGGGATACAGGTTACTAAAAATGAATTAGCACAAGAGATTGCAAGAGTTCCCCTTAAATATAGTAATGGAAACTATGGAAATCCTAATTTCGGATTTGTTGGGAATATGGAAAATGGTCCTGGATTAGGTGTTTTTCATGGGCCTATTTTCGACTTGGCTAACAAATACGATCATGGAAACGTGGAAGACCTCACTAATCAGCCTTTCGATCTCATTCTTAAAAAACTTGCGCAAGGAAACCCAATCTGGGTGATCACCACAACCACCTTTGCTCCGATATCCGGATTACAAACATGGCAAACTCCCCAAGGTTCGGTAGACATCACTTTTAAAATGCATAGTGTTGTGATAACTGGATATGACCCAGAAAATATTTACATTAATAATCCATATGGCAACAAAAATCAAAAAGTGAATCGTGAAAATTTCATTGAGTCTTGGGAACAAATGGGCAAACAAGCTATTGTGATTTACTAA
- a CDS encoding Hsp20/alpha crystallin family protein: MDYNKLKQWLDLAQNMNGGDFWTSVFDQEFAKQFMEQSGAGPGGASPFPSNPFQQNEQEERHVKSFPPVDIFEANHEVVVIIELPGIRKEEVQLGIKGNILTIRGEARHLQDPSNMTYSERFYGQFNRQITLPDSVLAEQIKAKFWNGILFVSYQRQINDGAQIPID; the protein is encoded by the coding sequence ATGGATTATAATAAATTAAAACAATGGTTGGACTTAGCACAAAATATGAATGGTGGTGACTTCTGGACCAGTGTTTTTGACCAGGAATTTGCCAAACAATTTATGGAACAAAGCGGAGCAGGTCCTGGAGGCGCTAGTCCCTTTCCTTCTAATCCTTTTCAACAAAATGAACAAGAAGAGAGACATGTAAAAAGTTTCCCTCCTGTTGATATATTTGAAGCCAATCATGAAGTGGTCGTTATTATTGAATTACCTGGTATTAGAAAAGAGGAGGTTCAGTTAGGAATCAAAGGAAACATCCTAACCATTCGTGGAGAGGCCCGCCACCTACAAGACCCAAGCAATATGACCTATTCGGAAAGGTTTTATGGACAATTTAATCGCCAAATCACTTTGCCTGATTCAGTTTTAGCAGAGCAAATCAAAGCTAAATTTTGGAATGGAATTCTGTTTGTGAGCTATCAGCGCCAAATTAACGATGGTGCTCAAATTCCCATTGACTAA
- a CDS encoding C39 family peptidase has protein sequence MSKIFRFCIGVLIISGSVLISSSSFLDDIANTLKISKQQQSINEKNIAITSDNNLIDVPLLNQMDPPRLKAGCEVTSLAMLLNFKGVMVSKNDLAQQIARVPFKYSNGYFGNPNSGFVGNMEDGPGLGVYHGPIFDLANKYVNGKVEDLTSQPFDLILQKVASGNPIWVINTKTFAPISDLQTWQTSQGAVDITYNMHSVVITGFDTENIYINNPYGFKNQKVNRENFIKAWDQMGKQAIVIY, from the coding sequence TTGAGTAAAATTTTCAGATTCTGTATTGGTGTATTGATTATTAGTGGTAGCGTCTTGATTAGCTCTAGTTCCTTTTTAGACGATATTGCCAATACTTTGAAAATTAGTAAGCAGCAACAAAGTATAAATGAAAAAAATATAGCAATAACTAGTGATAACAATTTGATTGATGTCCCTTTACTTAATCAAATGGATCCTCCTAGACTCAAAGCAGGGTGCGAAGTCACTAGCTTAGCGATGCTTCTTAATTTTAAAGGGGTCATGGTTAGCAAGAACGATTTAGCTCAGCAGATTGCTAGAGTTCCATTTAAATATAGTAACGGATACTTTGGAAATCCTAACTCTGGATTTGTTGGGAATATGGAGGACGGTCCAGGTTTAGGTGTTTATCATGGTCCAATTTTTGATCTGGCAAACAAATACGTTAATGGGAAAGTGGAAGACCTCACAAGTCAACCCTTCGATCTCATTCTACAAAAAGTAGCGTCAGGAAATCCCATTTGGGTCATCAACACGAAGACCTTTGCCCCAATATCTGATCTTCAAACATGGCAAACATCTCAAGGAGCAGTAGATATCACTTATAATATGCATAGCGTCGTGATAACGGGCTTTGATACTGAAAATATTTATATCAATAATCCCTATGGCTTCAAAAATCAAAAGGTCAACCGTGAAAATTTTATAAAAGCATGGGACCAGATGGGTAAACAAGCTATTGTAATTTATTAA
- a CDS encoding lactonase family protein: MEQNKFIGFIGTYTKGESEGLYSFSLDTQNGRIEHIKVAAKLENPTYLTVSHDSKFLYSVVKDGELGGIAAFSINKETGELSPLNQQGSEGAPPCHVSVDSQNRYVLASNYHKGSIEVYSLNQESGSINPKASVATHVGSGPDKRQEKPHTHYAGFTPDEKYIAVVELGIDKVFTYELNDGTINEVSSLSVKPGSGPRHLVFHPNQRYAYVMTEFSSEVLVLRYHADNGQFTQVQSIPTIPTDFTENNQGSAIHISSDGRFVYAGNRGHNSIAVFRVNQETCELSFVEYTSTEGNWPRDFVLDPTEKFIVASNQESSNLVLFSRDSETGKLTLLSSDKVVPDPVCVKFL; the protein is encoded by the coding sequence ATGGAGCAAAATAAGTTTATCGGGTTTATTGGAACTTATACAAAGGGGGAAAGCGAAGGCCTTTATTCATTTTCATTGGATACTCAAAATGGAAGAATCGAACACATAAAGGTGGCTGCAAAACTTGAAAACCCCACATATTTAACGGTTAGTCACGATAGTAAATTCCTTTATTCTGTTGTTAAGGATGGAGAATTGGGTGGGATCGCTGCTTTCTCAATAAATAAAGAAACTGGTGAGTTATCACCACTAAATCAGCAGGGTTCAGAAGGAGCACCCCCCTGCCACGTAAGTGTTGATAGTCAAAACCGTTATGTTCTCGCGTCCAATTACCATAAGGGTAGCATCGAAGTTTACTCTTTAAACCAGGAAAGTGGAAGCATTAACCCTAAAGCCTCCGTTGCTACACATGTTGGCTCCGGTCCGGATAAACGGCAGGAAAAACCACACACTCATTACGCAGGTTTTACCCCTGATGAAAAGTATATAGCCGTGGTTGAGCTCGGGATTGATAAGGTTTTTACATATGAATTAAATGATGGCACTATAAATGAGGTCTCAAGCCTCAGTGTAAAACCCGGTAGTGGTCCAAGGCATCTGGTTTTTCATCCTAATCAGCGCTACGCTTATGTGATGACTGAGTTTAGCTCAGAGGTCCTTGTATTACGGTATCATGCTGATAATGGTCAATTTACGCAAGTGCAATCGATTCCCACTATTCCAACTGATTTCACTGAGAACAATCAAGGAAGTGCTATTCATATTTCTTCAGATGGGCGCTTTGTGTATGCAGGAAATCGTGGACATAATAGCATTGCTGTGTTCCGGGTTAACCAGGAGACATGTGAGCTGAGTTTTGTGGAGTATACCTCTACCGAAGGAAATTGGCCAAGAGATTTCGTATTAGATCCTACCGAAAAATTCATCGTTGCTTCTAATCAGGAATCGAGTAACCTTGTTCTCTTTTCAAGAGATTCTGAAACCGGAAAACTTACCCTATTATCTTCTGATAAAGTTGTTCCAGATCCTGTTTGTGTGAAATTTTTATAA